The Nostoc sp. 'Lobaria pulmonaria (5183) cyanobiont' genome window below encodes:
- a CDS encoding class I SAM-dependent methyltransferase, translated as MFEQQPEDLQFYVKQLATEALQKSEPSAWFEVLYTEAKGDTAKIPWAKLTPHPYLQDWLTDHQPFASGQKALVIGCGLGDDAEALADRGFEVTAFDISPTAIAWCQERFPDSTVNYIVADLLAIPPQWHQAFDFVFECRNIQALPLNVRSWVISSVTSQVAPGGTLLLITRVRDTEAEPSGPPWPLSDSELKQFENLGLQPVEKLVFLESELDVKQVRIEYQRHNSLTSSDL; from the coding sequence ATGTTTGAACAACAACCCGAAGATTTACAATTTTATGTTAAACAGTTAGCTACCGAAGCTTTGCAAAAATCAGAACCATCGGCATGGTTTGAAGTGTTATATACCGAAGCTAAAGGTGATACAGCAAAAATTCCTTGGGCAAAGTTAACTCCTCACCCTTATCTACAAGATTGGTTGACGGATCATCAACCGTTCGCTTCTGGGCAAAAGGCGCTAGTCATTGGTTGCGGCTTGGGAGATGATGCCGAAGCTTTAGCTGATCGAGGGTTTGAAGTAACTGCCTTTGATATTTCACCGACAGCGATCGCTTGGTGTCAAGAGCGATTTCCAGATTCGACTGTCAATTATATAGTTGCAGATTTGTTAGCAATTCCCCCACAATGGCATCAAGCTTTTGACTTTGTTTTTGAATGTCGTAATATTCAAGCTTTGCCGTTGAATGTGCGTTCTTGGGTTATCTCCTCAGTTACCTCTCAAGTTGCTCCCGGTGGCACACTTTTGCTGATTACTCGTGTTCGAGATACAGAAGCTGAACCTTCTGGCCCACCTTGGCCATTATCAGACTCGGAACTCAAACAGTTTGAAAATTTGGGATTACAGCCAGTAGAAAAACTCGTGTTTTTAGAATCTGAGCTTGACGTTAAGCAAGTGCGGATTGAATATCAAAGGCATAATTCTTTGACATCCTCTGATTTATAA
- a CDS encoding pentapeptide repeat-containing protein, producing MKNIISIWNNWLKRHKDSVLLFDSIAAASEIALMLNGQWDGCNGVIIAKCDEVAINTAAKLLETTWCYQGASKAVLDRVASDEILRRYAIGERNFVNANLRCAVLASVKLSEINLSYAQLSWADLSQANLTKADLTAADLSQANLSGADLSKAYLMRTNLSGADLQQASLRGANLSSANLSEVNLTGADLTGANLALADLRGANFYECNLSGVNLTGAKLIESDLAFARQ from the coding sequence AACGGCACAAAGACTCTGTTTTACTATTTGACTCAATTGCTGCCGCTAGTGAGATTGCCCTGATGCTTAACGGTCAGTGGGATGGCTGCAATGGTGTAATCATAGCTAAATGTGATGAGGTAGCTATTAACACTGCTGCCAAACTATTAGAAACTACATGGTGTTATCAAGGCGCATCAAAAGCTGTTTTAGACAGAGTAGCAAGTGATGAAATTTTACGCCGTTATGCAATCGGAGAAAGAAATTTTGTTAATGCTAACTTGAGGTGTGCAGTACTTGCATCAGTAAAGCTGAGTGAAATTAACCTAAGTTATGCTCAGTTGAGTTGGGCAGACCTAAGTCAAGCCAATCTCACTAAAGCTGATTTAACAGCAGCAGACCTCAGTCAAGCTAATTTAAGTGGAGCCGACCTCAGTAAGGCATACCTAATGAGGACAAACCTAAGCGGGGCAGACCTGCAACAAGCTTCACTTCGTGGGGCTAACCTAAGTAGTGCTAACTTAAGTGAAGTTAACCTCACTGGTGCAGATTTAACAGGAGCTAATCTAGCACTAGCAGACCTAAGAGGGGCAAATTTTTACGAATGTAATTTAAGTGGGGTTAACCTAACAGGTGCCAAGTTAATTGAAAGTGACTTGGCTTTTGCTAGACAATAA